A region from the Candidatus Binatia bacterium genome encodes:
- a CDS encoding protein phosphatase 2C domain-containing protein, which yields MRITATAVSDIGRVRKTNQDCVGCFPDMSLFLLADGMGGLEDGEIASRLAIDVIAQHVQSANGDVARDDAGVLRSAIASANERIRQEGEMRGETSGRVRIGATIVVLRVFPEQGRALWAHVGDSRLYRVRDGKLALLTADHTLAGAAYRDRTTVPLDLPHTNMLVQALGVAPDVEPSLGADDVRPGDLFLLCSDGVSGMLEPAVLERTLAEDLALEAKAQNLIRLALEASGRDNASVVLVQVSSD from the coding sequence ATGCGAATCACGGCGACCGCGGTCTCGGACATCGGCCGCGTCCGCAAGACCAACCAGGACTGCGTCGGCTGCTTCCCCGACATGAGCCTGTTCCTGCTCGCCGACGGCATGGGCGGGCTCGAGGACGGCGAGATCGCGAGCCGGCTCGCGATCGACGTGATCGCCCAGCACGTGCAGTCGGCGAACGGCGACGTCGCGCGTGACGACGCCGGCGTGCTGCGCAGCGCGATCGCCTCCGCCAACGAGCGCATCCGTCAGGAGGGCGAGATGCGCGGTGAGACCTCGGGTCGCGTGCGCATCGGCGCGACCATCGTCGTGCTGCGCGTCTTCCCCGAGCAGGGGCGCGCGCTCTGGGCGCACGTCGGCGACAGCCGCCTCTACCGCGTGCGCGACGGCAAGCTCGCGCTCTTGACGGCGGACCACACGCTGGCCGGCGCCGCGTACCGCGATCGCACCACCGTGCCGCTCGATCTGCCGCACACCAACATGCTGGTGCAGGCGCTCGGCGTCGCGCCGGACGTCGAGCCCTCGCTCGGCGCCGACGACGTCCGGCCGGGCGACCTCTTCCTGCTCTGCAGCGACGGCGTCTCCGGGATGCTCGAGCCCGCCGTGCTCGAGCGCACCCTCGCCGAGGATCTGGCGCTCGAGGCGAAGGCGCAGAACCTCATCCGGCTCGCGCTCGAGGCTTCCGGCCGCGACAACGCGAGCGTCGTGCTCGTCCAGGTGTCTTCGGACTGA
- a CDS encoding crotonase/enoyl-CoA hydratase family protein → MPTVRFETRDEIAIVTIDRPEVRNAVDRPTAAALAEAFRRFDADDALKVAILTGAGGVFCAGADLKGVSDGRGNVVREDGDGPMGPTRMLLSKPTIAAVEGWAVAGGLELAIWCDLRVAARDAVFGVFCRRWGVPLVDGGTIRLPRLIGQGNALDLILTGRGVSGDEALRMGLVNRIVEPGTALTHALELARQIAAFPQLCMRNDRRSAYEQWNLSLDEALRNETRLGLQVIASGETVEGATRFAKGAGRHGSFS, encoded by the coding sequence ATGCCAACCGTACGTTTCGAGACTCGGGACGAGATCGCGATCGTCACCATCGACCGCCCGGAGGTGCGCAACGCGGTCGACCGGCCGACCGCTGCAGCGCTCGCCGAGGCGTTCCGCCGCTTCGACGCCGACGACGCGCTCAAGGTCGCGATCCTCACCGGCGCGGGCGGCGTGTTCTGCGCCGGCGCCGATCTGAAGGGCGTGTCCGACGGACGCGGCAACGTCGTGCGCGAGGACGGCGACGGCCCGATGGGGCCGACCCGCATGCTGCTCTCGAAGCCGACCATCGCCGCGGTCGAGGGCTGGGCGGTCGCGGGCGGCCTCGAGCTCGCCATCTGGTGCGACCTGCGCGTCGCCGCGCGCGACGCGGTGTTCGGCGTCTTCTGCCGGCGCTGGGGCGTGCCGCTGGTCGACGGCGGCACCATCCGGCTGCCGCGCCTGATCGGGCAAGGCAACGCGCTCGACTTGATCTTGACGGGCCGCGGCGTGTCCGGCGACGAGGCGCTGCGCATGGGGCTCGTGAACCGGATCGTCGAGCCTGGCACGGCGCTCACGCACGCGCTCGAGCTCGCGCGCCAGATCGCGGCCTTCCCGCAGCTCTGCATGCGCAACGACCGGCGCTCGGCCTACGAGCAGTGGAATCTTTCGCTTGACGAGGCGCTGCGCAACGAGACCCGGCTCGGGCTGCAGGTGATCGCGTCGGGCGAGACGGTCGAGGGCGCGACGCGGTTCGCGAAGGGCGCGGGGCGGCACGGCAGCTTCTCGTGA
- a CDS encoding M20/M25/M40 family metallo-hydrolase, whose protein sequence is MIGRHRSAAILAAILLSTGAACTRTPPLHPDDVERGVQNATAGVREVVTRLTKQDFAGRYPGTRGAERAREYLIEQLQRIGRGLGKGSGKDAYRQPFVVDGVEGVNLLAVIPGRERPDEVVIVGAHYDGLGKHGDAQGHCAASNDPGGEICPGATDNAAGVAAVLGIGDAISRMPVKPRRSVVLALWDAEEEGMLGSRAYVERPLVPLADTVAYVNFDIVGAVLLPSLRSMSFAVGAETGGDELRDVVRAAIASERLQMWPFSSAFAQTRSDNATFIAARVPSVFFTDATGGCYHTVRDTLDMVRFPKLRLQSRIGYRTVVALAESGERPRFVAPGTPPATYDDAVALGAVLEAASADLTLLEPADRETLQAAAARVAEVVRAGREAFAAADAAGVLRAAGETLAVLQRVPCRRY, encoded by the coding sequence ATGATCGGTCGCCATCGTTCGGCGGCCATCCTCGCGGCGATCCTGCTCTCGACGGGGGCGGCGTGCACGCGCACGCCGCCCCTCCACCCCGACGACGTCGAGCGCGGGGTGCAGAACGCCACCGCGGGCGTCCGCGAGGTGGTCACCCGCCTCACCAAGCAGGACTTTGCCGGCCGCTACCCCGGGACCCGGGGCGCGGAGCGCGCACGCGAGTACCTGATCGAGCAGCTGCAGCGGATCGGACGCGGCCTCGGCAAGGGATCGGGCAAGGACGCCTACCGCCAGCCGTTCGTCGTCGACGGCGTGGAGGGCGTGAACCTGCTGGCCGTCATCCCGGGACGCGAGCGCCCCGACGAGGTCGTGATCGTCGGCGCGCACTACGACGGTCTCGGCAAGCACGGCGACGCGCAGGGACACTGCGCCGCGTCCAACGATCCGGGCGGCGAGATCTGTCCCGGGGCGACCGACAACGCAGCCGGCGTCGCCGCGGTGCTCGGCATCGGCGACGCGATCAGCCGGATGCCAGTGAAGCCCAGGCGCTCCGTCGTGCTCGCGCTGTGGGACGCGGAAGAGGAGGGGATGCTCGGCTCGCGCGCCTACGTCGAGCGGCCGCTCGTCCCGCTCGCCGACACCGTGGCCTACGTGAACTTCGACATCGTCGGCGCCGTGCTGCTGCCGAGCCTGCGCTCGATGAGCTTCGCGGTGGGCGCCGAGACCGGCGGCGACGAGCTGCGCGACGTCGTTCGCGCGGCGATCGCGTCGGAGCGTCTCCAGATGTGGCCGTTCAGCTCCGCGTTCGCGCAGACGCGCAGCGACAACGCGACCTTCATCGCCGCTCGCGTGCCGTCGGTCTTCTTCACCGACGCGACCGGCGGCTGCTACCACACGGTGCGCGACACGCTCGACATGGTGCGCTTCCCGAAGCTGCGCCTGCAGAGCCGCATCGGCTACCGCACGGTGGTCGCGCTCGCCGAGAGCGGGGAGAGGCCGCGCTTCGTCGCGCCGGGCACGCCGCCCGCGACGTACGACGACGCGGTCGCGCTCGGCGCGGTCCTCGAGGCGGCGAGCGCCGACTTGACGCTGCTCGAGCCCGCCGATCGCGAGACGCTGCAAGCCGCCGCGGCGCGCGTCGCCGAGGTGGTCCGCGCCGGCCGCGAGGCCTTCGCGGCGGCCGACGCCGCGGGCGTGCTGCGCGCCGCCGGCGAGACGCTCGCGGTGCTGCAGCGCGTCCCCTGCCGGCGCTACTGA
- a CDS encoding acyl-CoA dehydrogenase family protein produces the protein MDFAFTHEQEALRDLARKILSDHVTQERLKVVEGGIEWFDREAWGALAQANLIGLGFSEEYGGSGLGLVEVALVLEQVGRAVAPVPYLATVVMGGMPIERFGNDEQRRRLLLPVSAGESILTAALIEEASDDPLVLGTTATRDGKSWRLDGTKIFVQAAHLAERILVPARTGEGKIGLFLVDPSAKGVDSQRQKATSGERVSRLVLSGAVVEERDVLGDPENGAEALQWTIERTLAGLCAIELGVAEEALRLTAEYTSKREQFGKPIGSFQAVGQRAADAYIDVEAIRLTTWQAVWRLAQDLPATEEVRIAKFWAAEGGHRVTYAAQHLHGGIGVDVDYPLHRYYTWSKQIELTLGSAHPQLVKLGALMAAQNV, from the coding sequence ATGGACTTCGCGTTCACGCACGAGCAGGAGGCGCTGCGCGATCTCGCGCGCAAGATCCTCTCCGATCACGTCACGCAGGAGCGCCTGAAGGTCGTCGAGGGCGGCATCGAGTGGTTCGATCGCGAGGCCTGGGGCGCGCTCGCGCAGGCCAACCTGATCGGCCTCGGCTTCTCCGAGGAGTACGGCGGCAGCGGGCTCGGCCTGGTCGAGGTCGCGCTGGTGCTCGAGCAGGTCGGCCGCGCCGTGGCGCCGGTGCCGTACCTCGCGACGGTCGTCATGGGCGGCATGCCGATCGAGCGCTTCGGCAACGACGAGCAGCGCCGGCGTCTGCTGCTGCCGGTGTCGGCGGGCGAGAGCATCCTCACCGCGGCGCTCATCGAGGAGGCTTCCGACGACCCGCTCGTGCTCGGCACGACGGCGACGCGGGACGGCAAGAGCTGGCGGCTCGACGGCACGAAGATCTTCGTGCAGGCGGCGCACCTCGCCGAGCGCATCCTGGTGCCGGCGCGCACCGGCGAGGGCAAGATCGGTCTCTTCCTCGTCGACCCGTCGGCGAAGGGCGTCGATTCGCAGCGGCAGAAGGCGACCAGCGGCGAGCGCGTGTCGCGCCTCGTGCTGAGCGGCGCCGTGGTCGAGGAGCGCGACGTGCTCGGCGACCCCGAGAACGGCGCCGAGGCGCTGCAGTGGACGATCGAGCGCACGCTCGCGGGCCTGTGCGCGATCGAGCTCGGCGTCGCCGAGGAGGCTTTGCGCTTGACGGCGGAGTACACCTCGAAGCGCGAGCAGTTCGGCAAGCCGATCGGATCGTTCCAGGCGGTCGGACAGCGCGCCGCCGACGCCTACATCGACGTCGAGGCGATCCGCCTCACGACCTGGCAAGCGGTGTGGCGGCTCGCCCAGGACCTGCCCGCGACCGAGGAGGTCCGCATCGCCAAGTTCTGGGCGGCCGAGGGCGGCCACCGCGTCACCTACGCCGCGCAGCACCTGCACGGCGGCATCGGCGTCGACGTCGACTACCCGCTGCACCGCTACTACACTTGGTCGAAGCAGATCGAGCTGACGCTCGGCTCGGCGCACCCGCAGCTCGTCAAGCTCGGCGCGCTGATGGCAGCACAGAACGTCTGA
- a CDS encoding acyl-CoA dehydrogenase family protein yields the protein MYLDLTPEQRELRDRLREYFAELVTPEYVAELSTSEGGGPEYTRVLRKLGADGWLGIGWPKEYGGQDRTPIEQFLFFDEAARSGVVLPFLTINSVGPALMQYGTEQQKRELLPRILRGEVHFAIGYTEPGAGTDLASLRTRAVRDGDDWVINGSKVFTSGAEYADYIWLAARTDPDAKKHKGISIFIVDTKLPGFRVTPIHTVADYRTNATFYDDVRVPASMLVGRENEGWTLITTQLNHERIALMPVGWLDRMLLEVRRWAASTTRPDGRRVIDEPWVQANLARVRAKLEVLKLLNWKQAWSMSKGTLNFAEASTVKVYGSEFNIEAYQLLMEVVGEAAALKRESPAAVLAGRLERMYKSSLILTFGGGTNEVQRDIIAMAGLMMPRALR from the coding sequence ATGTATCTCGACCTGACGCCCGAGCAGCGGGAGCTGCGCGACCGTCTGCGGGAGTACTTCGCGGAGCTCGTGACGCCGGAGTACGTCGCCGAGCTGTCGACCAGCGAAGGTGGCGGACCCGAGTACACGCGCGTGCTGCGCAAGCTCGGCGCCGACGGCTGGCTCGGCATCGGCTGGCCCAAGGAGTACGGCGGCCAGGACCGCACGCCGATCGAGCAGTTCCTGTTCTTCGACGAGGCGGCGCGCAGCGGCGTGGTGCTGCCGTTCCTCACCATCAACTCGGTCGGCCCGGCGCTCATGCAGTACGGCACCGAGCAGCAGAAGCGCGAGCTCCTGCCGCGCATCCTGCGCGGCGAGGTGCACTTCGCGATCGGCTACACCGAGCCCGGCGCCGGCACCGACCTCGCGTCGCTGCGCACGCGCGCGGTGCGCGACGGCGACGACTGGGTGATCAACGGCAGCAAGGTCTTCACCAGCGGCGCCGAGTACGCGGACTACATCTGGCTCGCGGCGCGCACCGATCCCGACGCGAAGAAGCACAAGGGCATCTCGATCTTCATCGTCGACACCAAGCTGCCCGGCTTCCGCGTGACGCCGATCCACACCGTCGCCGACTACCGCACCAACGCGACCTTCTACGACGACGTACGGGTGCCGGCGTCGATGCTGGTCGGACGCGAGAACGAGGGCTGGACGCTGATCACGACGCAGCTCAACCACGAGCGCATCGCGCTCATGCCGGTCGGCTGGCTCGACCGGATGCTGCTCGAGGTGCGGCGCTGGGCGGCTTCGACCACACGCCCCGACGGCCGCCGCGTGATCGACGAGCCCTGGGTGCAGGCGAACCTCGCGCGCGTGCGCGCGAAGCTCGAGGTCCTGAAGCTCCTCAACTGGAAGCAGGCCTGGAGCATGAGCAAGGGAACGCTGAACTTCGCCGAGGCCTCGACCGTCAAGGTCTACGGCAGCGAGTTCAACATCGAGGCCTACCAGCTGCTGATGGAGGTCGTCGGTGAGGCCGCGGCGCTCAAGCGCGAGTCGCCGGCGGCGGTGCTCGCGGGACGCCTCGAGCGCATGTACAAGTCCAGTTTGATCTTGACGTTCGGCGGCGGCACCAACGAGGTGCAGCGCGACATCATTGCGATGGCCGGCCTGATGATGCCGCGCGCGCTGCGCTGA
- a CDS encoding DUF4215 domain-containing protein translates to MRRTLALACSLAAASLLVPVAAAAVDLTNGKRLTLRDKANPKQDVANFAFRQDTALFNLVDPTCASGNTSSVQIVTSSQIGPEVTLPCSGWKVMSNGYRYAAKAGGPGGVRSIQFKAGTLVLRAAGPPYVALGGPTTFVETRFRVGSTIYCGRFEQPPARFMKNQADVVIAKGPTVPCQLDCGNGIVEPGEICDDGNTTSGDGCDANCKPTGCGNGIVTAGEQCDDGNTTSGDGCRADCTLEVCGDGIVDAGEECDDGNVESGDCCSASCSAEAAGTACADDENPCTDDVCDGAGICTHVPNDDPCDDRNGCTTNDVCSNGECVGTLLPPWINELDYDSNDGFPNDDRDEFVEIAGPAGTDLSGYKILAVEGAGPQCSTGFFVNAGDAHFIATIPNGTVLADDTGTGIGFFVACFSNTSLNVVASGRCDVVLPAPFADSNLKNGHLTNVDEWSCPDGVLVLDQDDNLVDAISYEGTVANTGLYGPYFHVVPYRAPTDDGWLPGVSIEKVTSTLAPATSASEWRDPSELGPLVCSGQIGLFCPSHTATPGSQNPLQNLACGSPCAAFLDQPEDLLE, encoded by the coding sequence ATGCGCCGGACCCTCGCCCTCGCCTGCTCACTCGCCGCGGCGAGCCTTCTCGTGCCGGTAGCCGCAGCCGCCGTCGACCTGACCAACGGCAAGCGCCTCACGCTGCGCGACAAGGCCAACCCGAAGCAGGACGTCGCCAACTTCGCCTTTCGACAGGACACGGCGCTGTTCAACCTCGTCGACCCGACGTGCGCGTCGGGCAACACGAGCAGCGTGCAGATCGTCACCTCGTCGCAGATCGGTCCGGAGGTGACGCTGCCGTGCAGCGGCTGGAAGGTGATGAGCAACGGCTACCGCTACGCGGCGAAGGCGGGCGGTCCGGGCGGCGTGCGCTCGATCCAGTTCAAGGCGGGCACCCTCGTGCTGCGCGCGGCGGGACCGCCGTACGTCGCGCTCGGCGGCCCGACGACGTTCGTCGAGACGCGCTTCCGGGTCGGCTCGACGATCTACTGCGGACGCTTCGAGCAGCCGCCGGCACGCTTCATGAAGAACCAGGCGGACGTGGTGATCGCGAAGGGCCCGACCGTGCCGTGCCAGCTCGACTGCGGCAACGGCATCGTCGAGCCCGGCGAGATCTGTGACGACGGCAACACCACCTCCGGCGACGGCTGCGACGCGAACTGCAAGCCGACCGGCTGCGGCAACGGCATCGTCACCGCGGGCGAGCAGTGCGACGACGGCAACACCACGTCCGGCGACGGCTGCCGCGCGGACTGCACGCTCGAGGTGTGCGGCGACGGCATCGTCGACGCGGGCGAGGAGTGCGACGACGGCAACGTCGAGAGCGGCGACTGCTGCTCGGCGTCGTGCAGCGCGGAAGCGGCGGGCACGGCGTGCGCCGACGACGAGAACCCGTGCACCGACGACGTCTGCGACGGCGCCGGCATCTGCACGCACGTGCCGAACGACGATCCCTGCGACGACCGCAACGGCTGCACGACCAACGACGTCTGCTCGAACGGCGAGTGCGTCGGCACGCTGCTGCCGCCGTGGATCAACGAGCTCGACTACGACTCGAACGACGGCTTCCCGAACGACGACCGCGACGAGTTCGTCGAGATCGCGGGCCCGGCCGGCACCGATCTGAGCGGCTACAAGATCCTCGCCGTCGAGGGCGCGGGTCCGCAGTGCTCGACGGGCTTCTTCGTCAACGCGGGCGACGCGCACTTCATCGCGACGATTCCGAACGGCACGGTGCTCGCCGACGACACCGGCACCGGCATCGGCTTCTTCGTCGCGTGCTTCTCGAACACCTCGCTGAACGTGGTCGCCTCGGGACGCTGCGACGTCGTGCTGCCGGCGCCGTTCGCCGACTCGAACCTGAAGAACGGTCACCTGACGAACGTCGACGAGTGGTCGTGCCCCGACGGCGTGCTGGTGCTCGACCAGGACGACAACCTGGTCGACGCGATCAGCTACGAGGGCACCGTCGCCAACACGGGACTCTACGGACCCTACTTCCACGTCGTCCCGTACCGGGCCCCGACCGACGACGGCTGGCTGCCGGGCGTGTCGATCGAGAAGGTGACGAGCACGCTCGCGCCGGCGACGAGCGCGTCCGAGTGGCGCGACCCGTCGGAGCTCGGGCCGCTCGTCTGCTCGGGGCAGATCGGTCTGTTCTGCCCGAGCCACACGGCGACGCCGGGCAGCCAGAACCCGCTCCAGAACCTGGCCTGCGGCTCGCCGTGCGCGGCGTTCCTCGATCAGCCGGAGGACTTGCTCGAGTAG
- a CDS encoding YheU family protein, whose translation MSHDPHDADDGSAREDLPPVEVPADRLSPEALRGLVVEFVTRDGTDYGAREATLERKVRDVLRQIERGEVRIVFDPATRSANLMRAADLRRALARYSSKSSG comes from the coding sequence ATGTCGCACGACCCGCACGACGCCGACGACGGCTCGGCGCGCGAGGACCTGCCGCCGGTCGAGGTGCCGGCCGATCGCCTCAGCCCCGAGGCGCTGCGCGGCCTCGTCGTCGAGTTCGTGACCCGCGACGGCACCGACTACGGCGCGCGCGAGGCGACGCTCGAGCGCAAGGTGCGGGACGTGCTGCGTCAGATCGAGCGCGGCGAGGTGCGGATCGTCTTCGACCCCGCAACGCGCAGCGCCAACCTGATGCGCGCCGCCGATCTGCGTCGTGCTCTCGCGCGCTACTCGAGCAAGTCCTCCGGCTGA
- a CDS encoding LLM class F420-dependent oxidoreductase — MKVDCALTATDLSSVPDEVRDIERLGYDGTFTFEGPHDPFFPLLLAAEHARRLELATAIAIAFPRSPMQLANVAHDLQTYSKGRFILGLGSQVKAHIEKRFSATWSRPVARMREMVLALRAIWRCWNENEKLDFRGEFYRHTLMTPMFNPGPTGYGPPRVFLAGVGRPMTAVAGEVADGLFVHPLNSPEFIRTTTLPALEAGFARGGRTRERFEIACQAMVVTGYTEEEMKQAEATTRMQIAFYGSTPAYRVVLETHGWGELQPELNRLSKQGRWAEMAGLVTDEILDTFAVRCAPEDVPARLGARYAGLVDRLGIICHANPQRAHPERWAEVVAACRAL, encoded by the coding sequence ATGAAGGTCGACTGCGCGCTCACCGCCACGGATCTGTCGTCGGTGCCGGACGAGGTCCGCGACATCGAGCGTCTCGGCTACGACGGCACCTTCACCTTCGAGGGTCCGCACGATCCGTTCTTCCCGCTGCTGCTCGCCGCCGAGCACGCGCGCCGCCTCGAGCTCGCGACCGCGATCGCGATCGCGTTCCCGCGCAGCCCGATGCAGCTCGCGAACGTCGCGCACGACCTGCAGACCTACTCGAAGGGCCGCTTCATCCTGGGTCTCGGCTCGCAGGTGAAGGCGCACATCGAGAAGCGCTTCAGCGCCACCTGGTCGCGGCCGGTCGCCCGCATGCGCGAGATGGTGCTCGCGCTGCGCGCGATCTGGCGCTGCTGGAACGAGAACGAGAAGCTCGACTTCCGCGGCGAGTTCTACCGCCACACCTTGATGACGCCGATGTTCAACCCGGGCCCGACCGGGTACGGGCCGCCGCGCGTCTTCCTCGCCGGCGTCGGACGGCCGATGACCGCGGTCGCGGGCGAAGTCGCGGACGGGCTCTTCGTCCACCCGCTCAACAGCCCCGAGTTCATCCGCACGACGACGCTGCCCGCGCTCGAGGCGGGCTTTGCGCGCGGCGGACGCACGCGCGAGCGCTTCGAGATCGCCTGCCAGGCGATGGTCGTCACCGGCTACACCGAGGAGGAGATGAAGCAGGCGGAGGCCACGACGCGCATGCAGATCGCGTTCTACGGCTCGACGCCCGCCTACCGCGTGGTCCTCGAGACGCACGGCTGGGGCGAGCTGCAGCCCGAACTGAACAGGCTCTCGAAGCAGGGCCGCTGGGCGGAGATGGCCGGGCTCGTCACCGACGAGATCCTCGACACCTTCGCCGTGCGCTGCGCGCCCGAGGACGTGCCGGCGCGGCTCGGCGCGCGCTACGCGGGGCTCGTCGACCGCCTCGGCATCATCTGCCACGCGAACCCGCAGCGCGCGCACCCCGAGCGCTGGGCCGAGGTGGTCGCCGCGTGCCGGGCGCTGTGA